From a single Bryobacter aggregatus MPL3 genomic region:
- a CDS encoding radical SAM protein, with product MKTSEILGAWGKILKGEHPSLSIEITKECPLRCPGCYAYEDSHLGGGATLRSLSDRKGQALVDGVLEVVDRLKPMHLSLVGGDPLVRYRELEIMIPLIVQRGVHVQVVTSAFRTFPDEWATLPKMSLVVSIDGLQPEHDVRRSPATYERILKNIAGQKVTIHSTITGQMLKRPGYLREFLEFWTPRAEIHKVWFSIFTPQVGDVAPEILTPEERRRVVAELLELRVAFPKLDMSSPLIHQFEAPPHRPEDCIFALTTQTLSADFKTEVTPCQFGGKPDCSQCGCIASMGLAAIGNYKLGGVLPVGLLFKASIAVGKVWPKKPVPMKPVELKILQ from the coding sequence GTGAAGACTTCTGAAATATTGGGGGCCTGGGGGAAGATTCTGAAAGGGGAGCATCCATCGTTATCGATCGAGATCACCAAGGAATGCCCTCTGCGTTGCCCCGGTTGCTATGCCTATGAGGATTCTCACTTGGGGGGCGGCGCCACCTTGCGCAGCTTAAGTGACCGTAAGGGGCAAGCACTGGTGGATGGGGTACTGGAGGTGGTGGATCGGCTCAAGCCGATGCATCTCTCCTTAGTGGGGGGCGATCCGCTGGTGCGCTATCGCGAGTTGGAGATCATGATTCCCCTGATTGTCCAGCGTGGGGTGCATGTCCAGGTGGTGACGAGCGCGTTTCGGACTTTTCCAGATGAGTGGGCAACACTGCCGAAGATGAGCCTGGTGGTGTCGATCGACGGCTTGCAGCCCGAGCACGACGTGCGGCGCAGCCCGGCCACCTATGAGCGGATCCTGAAGAACATCGCCGGGCAGAAGGTGACCATCCACAGCACGATTACAGGGCAGATGCTGAAGCGGCCCGGCTACTTGCGCGAGTTTCTGGAGTTCTGGACCCCACGGGCCGAGATCCATAAAGTTTGGTTCAGCATCTTCACGCCGCAGGTGGGGGACGTCGCACCGGAGATCCTGACGCCCGAGGAACGTCGCCGGGTTGTGGCGGAGCTGCTGGAGTTGCGGGTTGCCTTTCCGAAGCTCGACATGAGCTCGCCCCTAATCCACCAGTTTGAGGCGCCGCCCCATCGTCCGGAAGACTGCATCTTTGCCTTGACGACCCAGACGCTCTCAGCCGACTTCAAAACCGAGGTGACGCCCTGCCAGTTTGGTGGCAAACCGGACTGCTCGCAGTGCGGCTGCATCGCTTCGATGGGGCTGGCCGCGATCGGGAACTATAAGCTGGGCGGCGTTCTGCCGGTTGGACTGCTCTTCAAGGCCTCCATCGCGGTGGGAAAAGTGTGGCCGAAGAAGCCGGTGCCAATGAAACCGGTGGAGCTAAAGATCCTGCAATGA
- a CDS encoding PadR family transcriptional regulator, which produces MPPSPRSRLELLQGTLDLLILRTLLFGPAHGHAVAKHIQQSSDEVLQVETGSLYPALHRLEAQGWVAAEWALSDKGKRAKYYSLTETGRKQLTTEQARWDQLSQAIGRVLRPAE; this is translated from the coding sequence ATGCCACCTTCCCCTCGCTCCCGGCTCGAGCTGCTACAAGGCACCCTCGACCTGCTGATTCTGCGAACGCTGCTGTTTGGACCCGCCCATGGACATGCCGTGGCAAAGCACATCCAGCAGAGTTCTGATGAGGTGCTGCAGGTGGAGACGGGTTCCCTCTATCCCGCCTTGCATCGCCTCGAGGCGCAGGGGTGGGTGGCAGCGGAGTGGGCGCTTTCCGACAAAGGGAAACGAGCAAAGTATTACAGCCTGACCGAGACAGGACGCAAGCAGTTGACCACCGAACAGGCGCGTTGGGACCAGTTATCGCAAGCTATCGGACGGGTGCTGCGGCCCGCAGAGTAG
- a CDS encoding peptidoglycan recognition family protein: MASWKGISARCFTPLQFEAYVKGIHLTGWKPQFVVLHNTGVPKLADWHKVSGIRRMFNLQNYYQNQQKWSAGPHLFVADFLIWEFTPLTTSGIHSPSWNSVSWGVEMVGDYESEPFSRAVRQNAIIALSALHSLAGLDPRSLKLHKEDKKTTHACPGSRVSKSDMIAGILQRMTEAG; this comes from the coding sequence ATGGCAAGTTGGAAGGGAATCTCGGCGCGGTGCTTTACCCCGCTTCAGTTTGAGGCCTACGTGAAGGGCATCCATTTGACCGGCTGGAAGCCACAGTTTGTCGTGCTGCACAACACGGGAGTACCGAAACTGGCGGATTGGCACAAGGTCTCCGGAATCCGCCGCATGTTCAATCTCCAGAACTACTACCAGAACCAGCAAAAATGGTCTGCCGGGCCACACCTCTTTGTCGCCGACTTCCTGATCTGGGAGTTTACGCCATTGACGACATCCGGCATCCACTCACCTTCTTGGAATTCTGTGAGTTGGGGAGTCGAGATGGTGGGAGACTACGAATCTGAGCCTTTCAGTCGCGCTGTCCGTCAGAATGCAATCATTGCTCTCTCGGCACTGCATTCGCTTGCGGGCCTTGATCCCAGATCCTTGAAGCTCCACAAAGAAGACAAGAAGACGACACATGCCTGCCCCGGCAGCCGTGTTTCCAAAAGCGACATGATTGCAGGCATCCTCCAGCGGATGACCGAAGCGGGGTAA
- a CDS encoding ABC transporter permease: MSWRRIFQKRRRDTDLQQELASYLELETADNIARGMSPSEARLAARRKLGNITGIREAEHHLNTIRFFETVWADLRFAARGLARNPGFTFFAVLTIALGLGANAAIFSLVDGVLVKATGYPEPDRIVQLWERGPSWPRNVLSPANYIDWTQQSKSFSAMAAENRVSMTYSGGGEPRSLSVGTVSAPYFEVFGVKAAAGRTFAPDEDQAGKGKVAVLTHRLWQGLFGADPQMLGRSVQLNGESYTVIGILPGSSEFDRRRADLWIPLVFDAKPARDYHSYTAVARLKPGVSLAQAQSEMSAIAANIALLYPAIKKDWGATVDRYIDRLVGNQLRLSLTILMWAVVAVLLIGCANLANLLMARTTLRSREIALRTALGARRGRIVRLLLTESLLLSACGALAGVMLGYGLLHWIKSLLPPFYFPAEADIAMDGRVLLFLAVVTILTGIAFGLAPALAASRRDTVEHLKEGGRSNSSGRSKVYARQIFVAAQVAAALILLVGSGLLLRSFERVLHIDTGFQSEGLVSGWLPLAMEQDPDPVKLTPYIHRILDEVRAVPGVTHTAVGTGVPLQGWGDGMPFRKPEAPNDTLGSGFKIVTHDYFAALGLHLVAGRFLDARDTAHSPAVIVVNESFAKRYYPGANPLGKTILVAKILPSRLGLGPELSWEIVGVVADEKGNGLESTTDEGVYASFEQNPVVRVGLVAKGGGRASSLIPAVREAVWRVNKNQVIDRLRTVEEIKTESMASRRMTTSLLAGFAFLAMLLACAGIYGVLSFVTASRSQELGIRAAMGATRTDLIRMVLSGGAKPVLAGIAIGLIGSIALSRFIQSMLFATDPIDAQVLISVSLLFLTVALGACFLPAWRASSVDPMSALRQD; encoded by the coding sequence ATGTCCTGGCGTCGCATCTTTCAAAAACGGCGGCGGGACACGGACCTGCAGCAGGAGCTGGCCTCCTATCTCGAGCTCGAAACCGCAGACAACATCGCGCGCGGCATGTCGCCTTCTGAGGCGCGCCTCGCGGCCCGGCGCAAGCTGGGCAATATCACGGGAATCAGAGAGGCAGAGCACCACTTGAACACCATTCGCTTTTTCGAAACAGTATGGGCCGACCTGCGTTTTGCCGCGCGAGGTCTCGCTCGCAACCCCGGCTTCACCTTTTTTGCGGTGCTCACCATCGCGCTGGGGCTTGGCGCCAATGCCGCCATCTTCAGTCTGGTGGACGGCGTGCTGGTGAAAGCCACCGGCTATCCCGAGCCCGACCGGATCGTGCAGCTTTGGGAGCGTGGGCCCAGTTGGCCCCGCAACGTGCTCTCACCCGCCAACTACATCGATTGGACGCAGCAGAGCAAATCCTTCTCCGCGATGGCGGCGGAAAATCGCGTCTCGATGACTTACTCGGGCGGTGGCGAACCGCGCTCGCTCAGCGTCGGCACTGTCTCGGCGCCGTACTTTGAGGTCTTCGGCGTCAAGGCTGCCGCGGGCCGCACCTTTGCGCCGGACGAGGATCAGGCTGGCAAGGGCAAGGTGGCCGTTCTCACGCACCGCCTCTGGCAAGGGCTTTTCGGGGCCGACCCGCAGATGCTGGGCCGCTCGGTCCAACTCAACGGCGAAAGCTACACCGTCATTGGCATCCTTCCCGGATCGAGTGAATTCGACCGCCGCCGTGCCGATCTTTGGATTCCTCTCGTCTTTGATGCGAAACCGGCTCGCGACTATCATTCCTACACCGCCGTGGCTCGCCTCAAGCCCGGCGTGAGTTTGGCCCAGGCGCAGTCGGAGATGAGTGCGATTGCCGCAAATATCGCGTTACTGTACCCGGCGATCAAGAAAGACTGGGGTGCCACCGTCGATCGCTACATCGATCGTCTGGTGGGCAACCAACTCCGGCTTTCATTGACGATTCTGATGTGGGCGGTGGTTGCCGTTCTGCTCATTGGCTGCGCGAATCTGGCGAATCTGCTGATGGCCCGCACTACGCTCCGCTCGCGTGAAATTGCTTTAAGAACTGCGCTGGGCGCCCGGCGCGGACGCATTGTTCGTCTGCTGCTCACCGAAAGTCTGTTGTTGTCCGCCTGTGGAGCGCTGGCCGGGGTCATGCTCGGCTATGGTCTGCTGCACTGGATCAAAAGCCTGCTGCCGCCTTTCTATTTTCCTGCCGAAGCGGACATCGCGATGGATGGCCGCGTGCTTCTGTTCCTGGCGGTGGTCACGATTCTGACGGGCATCGCTTTTGGTCTCGCGCCTGCGCTCGCCGCCTCCCGCCGCGACACGGTGGAGCATCTCAAGGAAGGGGGGCGCTCGAATTCTTCAGGCCGCTCGAAGGTCTATGCACGCCAGATCTTCGTTGCCGCTCAGGTGGCCGCGGCGCTGATTCTGCTGGTGGGTAGCGGCTTGCTCCTGCGCAGTTTCGAGCGTGTGCTGCACATCGATACCGGCTTCCAGTCAGAAGGGCTTGTCTCCGGCTGGCTGCCGCTGGCGATGGAGCAGGATCCCGATCCGGTTAAGCTCACACCCTATATCCATCGCATTCTCGATGAGGTGCGCGCTGTCCCGGGTGTCACGCATACCGCGGTCGGCACCGGAGTGCCGCTCCAGGGCTGGGGGGACGGAATGCCCTTCCGCAAGCCCGAGGCCCCCAATGACACGCTTGGTTCCGGTTTTAAGATCGTCACCCATGACTACTTCGCAGCTCTAGGCCTTCATCTGGTCGCGGGCCGCTTTCTGGACGCTCGCGACACGGCCCATTCGCCGGCGGTAATCGTTGTCAACGAGTCTTTTGCCAAGCGCTACTATCCGGGCGCCAATCCGCTGGGGAAGACGATTCTGGTGGCAAAGATTTTGCCTTCGCGCCTGGGGCTGGGGCCGGAGCTGTCGTGGGAGATTGTCGGGGTTGTCGCCGACGAGAAGGGCAATGGACTCGAAAGCACGACAGACGAAGGCGTCTATGCCAGCTTTGAACAAAATCCTGTTGTGCGTGTGGGGCTGGTGGCAAAAGGAGGAGGGCGCGCGTCTTCCCTGATTCCGGCTGTCCGCGAAGCGGTCTGGCGCGTGAACAAGAATCAGGTGATCGACCGGCTGCGCACGGTGGAGGAGATCAAGACCGAGTCGATGGCGTCCCGCCGCATGACTACCTCGCTGCTGGCAGGCTTTGCTTTTCTGGCGATGCTCCTCGCTTGCGCCGGCATTTATGGAGTGTTGTCCTTTGTCACCGCTAGCCGCAGTCAGGAACTTGGCATCCGGGCGGCGATGGGAGCCACCCGTACTGACCTCATCCGCATGGTTTTGAGCGGTGGGGCCAAACCCGTCCTGGCGGGTATCGCCATCGGTCTGATCGGCTCGATTGCCCTCAGCCGCTTCATCCAGTCGATGCTGTTTGCCACAGACCCGATTGACGCACAGGTTCTGATCTCGGTGAGCCTGCTCTTCCTGACGGTGGCGCTTGGCGCCTGCTTCCTCCCCGCCTGGCGGGCCTCTTCAGTCGACCCGATGAGCGCCCTGCGTCAAGATTAA
- a CDS encoding PadR family transcriptional regulator, with product MARKSRADKPGDMLAGTLDMLILKTLHAAPAHGHTIANVIEKSSDEILQVEHGSLYPALHKLENQGLIASFWGTSENNRKAKYYRITTEGRGHLLQERSRWEALVSAVVRVLGPLPD from the coding sequence ATGGCAAGAAAATCTCGAGCAGACAAGCCCGGCGACATGCTGGCTGGCACGCTCGACATGCTCATTTTGAAGACTCTCCATGCCGCTCCCGCTCATGGCCATACCATCGCGAACGTCATCGAGAAATCTTCAGACGAAATCTTGCAAGTGGAGCATGGTTCTCTCTACCCGGCGCTCCATAAGCTCGAAAATCAGGGGCTGATCGCCTCTTTCTGGGGGACTTCCGAGAACAACCGAAAAGCGAAGTATTACCGCATCACGACCGAGGGAAGGGGCCACCTCCTGCAGGAACGCAGCCGCTGGGAAGCCTTGGTCAGTGCGGTGGTGCGCGTTTTGGGGCCGCTTCCGGATTAG
- a CDS encoding ABC transporter permease — translation MNRLRRFWFQIRNWRARSRREQELAEELRFHLETEAEEQMEAGVDPSSARDAAARSLGNQGQIQEETRMHWTWTWWERFAQDLRYGWRQLMKTKVTSAATILSLALAIGACLAAFRLIDALLLRPLPITAPERLFAALCNGTDKDGKPQSNESFSYTLFLAFREALHGQADTLAVSFADRSDMTFGSDLEMEKAYRQFVSGSLFSSFGLRPAQGRLLNDTDDQQPGTHPYAVISEDFWARRFGKDPRAVGRSFRMGNQIFEIVGVIEGNFTGTEPGTMVDVFLPMMMQNAGVLSNRNAFWLRIFVRPHEGVSIDGFQHKLYARYHQMEKERAKSFVNFPAHLLRDYPKDKLVLQPAASGMSGIQRNNQLGLIALAGLVALVLLIACGNAGNLMTARAAARAKEMALRVSLGAGRGRLVQLVLIESAWIAFLAAGLGALFALWSAPLVVSLINPPDNPARLHLTMDWRVLGFGLAVACGVTLLFGLTPALRASGVSPANALKGSADPRQSRRLMQGLIAAQVAFCAVVLFLGAMFVASYDRLAHEQTGFSSERLLVLEAVTQTPQSPIKWAQLSSQLGALPGIEKSALAQWPLLSGTMSNNFISIQGAPPTDRLTYFLGVSPGWMETMKIPLLEGRDLRPDDVHPGTALVNETFAKTYFSGASPIGKSFAIPRKNGAPIPYQIVGLVGDARYSRMRQPMLPVAYTPLRNVDEKGVEQAISGGSIFVRTSSANPLLLGPALRQQVAAAGSGFRVSNLRTQQELVEMHTVRERLLAMLALFFSVVALVLASVGLYGVLDYSVLQRRREIGIRLAMGAPGSSIVRGVTAGSFAMVIAGLAVGAGLGITAQRYLQELLYGAKAADWGMIGLTAIVLLSAAILAAVPPAIRAVRLDPIQSLRSE, via the coding sequence ATGAACCGATTGCGCAGATTTTGGTTTCAGATTCGGAACTGGCGGGCCAGGAGCAGACGCGAGCAAGAACTGGCCGAAGAGCTGCGCTTTCATCTGGAGACCGAGGCAGAGGAACAAATGGAGGCAGGCGTCGACCCCAGCAGCGCCCGCGACGCAGCGGCCCGATCCTTAGGCAACCAAGGGCAGATTCAGGAGGAGACTCGTATGCATTGGACCTGGACCTGGTGGGAACGCTTTGCGCAGGACCTCCGCTATGGCTGGCGCCAACTGATGAAGACCAAAGTGACTTCGGCGGCAACGATTCTTTCGCTCGCACTGGCAATTGGGGCGTGTCTGGCGGCGTTTCGGCTGATCGATGCCCTGCTGCTGCGTCCGCTTCCGATCACAGCTCCCGAGCGGCTCTTTGCCGCGCTATGCAATGGCACCGACAAGGACGGCAAGCCGCAGTCGAACGAGAGCTTCTCTTACACGCTTTTTCTAGCCTTTCGCGAAGCCTTGCACGGGCAGGCCGATACGCTGGCAGTTTCATTCGCCGACCGCTCGGACATGACATTCGGCTCAGACCTGGAGATGGAGAAAGCCTATCGCCAATTTGTTTCGGGCTCGCTGTTCTCCAGCTTTGGGTTACGCCCAGCACAAGGGCGATTGCTGAACGACACCGACGATCAACAGCCCGGCACCCATCCCTATGCCGTGATCTCAGAAGATTTCTGGGCTCGCAGATTTGGCAAAGACCCGCGCGCCGTCGGCCGTAGCTTCCGGATGGGGAACCAGATTTTCGAGATCGTAGGAGTGATTGAGGGAAACTTCACCGGCACAGAACCAGGAACGATGGTCGACGTGTTTCTCCCGATGATGATGCAAAACGCAGGGGTCCTCAGCAACCGGAATGCCTTCTGGCTGCGGATTTTTGTGAGACCGCATGAAGGCGTATCGATCGACGGATTCCAGCACAAGCTCTATGCGCGTTACCACCAGATGGAGAAAGAGCGCGCCAAGAGCTTCGTCAACTTCCCTGCGCATTTGCTTCGCGATTATCCGAAGGACAAGCTAGTGCTACAACCCGCCGCATCGGGGATGTCTGGCATACAGCGCAACAATCAGTTGGGACTCATCGCCCTGGCAGGACTGGTGGCATTGGTGCTGCTGATTGCCTGCGGCAATGCGGGCAACCTCATGACCGCGCGGGCCGCCGCACGTGCCAAGGAGATGGCGCTGCGGGTGTCCCTCGGCGCCGGGCGCGGGCGGCTGGTGCAGTTGGTGTTGATCGAGAGCGCCTGGATCGCTTTTCTCGCCGCAGGACTCGGAGCCTTGTTTGCTCTGTGGTCTGCCCCGCTGGTGGTCAGCCTGATCAACCCACCAGACAACCCGGCGCGCCTGCACCTGACAATGGACTGGCGGGTCTTGGGCTTTGGGCTGGCGGTGGCTTGCGGCGTGACGCTGCTCTTCGGCTTGACTCCAGCGCTGCGAGCCTCCGGAGTGAGCCCGGCCAACGCATTGAAAGGCAGCGCCGATCCACGCCAGTCGCGCCGGCTGATGCAGGGACTGATTGCAGCACAAGTCGCATTCTGCGCAGTGGTGCTGTTTCTCGGCGCGATGTTTGTGGCAAGCTACGACCGGCTCGCCCATGAGCAAACGGGATTCTCCTCAGAACGTTTGCTTGTACTGGAGGCCGTCACCCAAACACCGCAATCCCCGATCAAGTGGGCACAACTCAGCTCCCAGTTGGGCGCCTTGCCAGGAATTGAGAAGTCGGCCCTGGCGCAATGGCCGCTACTGAGCGGAACCATGTCGAACAACTTCATTTCGATTCAGGGAGCGCCGCCAACTGATCGCTTGACTTACTTTTTGGGAGTGAGCCCCGGGTGGATGGAGACGATGAAGATTCCGCTGCTCGAGGGACGGGATCTGCGGCCCGATGATGTGCACCCAGGAACCGCGCTGGTCAACGAGACCTTCGCGAAGACTTACTTTAGCGGAGCGAGTCCCATAGGCAAGAGCTTTGCCATCCCAAGGAAAAACGGAGCGCCGATTCCTTATCAGATCGTGGGACTGGTAGGGGATGCCCGCTACAGTAGGATGCGACAGCCGATGCTCCCGGTTGCCTATACACCACTGCGGAATGTGGATGAGAAGGGTGTGGAACAAGCCATCAGCGGGGGAAGCATCTTTGTCCGCACCAGTAGCGCAAACCCTCTGTTGCTGGGCCCAGCATTGCGGCAACAGGTGGCCGCCGCGGGCTCGGGCTTCCGGGTGAGTAACTTGCGGACCCAGCAGGAGCTTGTCGAAATGCATACGGTGCGCGAACGCTTGCTCGCCATGCTGGCGCTGTTCTTCTCCGTAGTCGCACTCGTGTTGGCGTCGGTCGGATTGTATGGCGTGCTCGACTACTCGGTGCTCCAGCGGCGGCGCGAGATTGGAATTCGCCTGGCAATGGGCGCACCGGGGAGCAGCATCGTACGTGGCGTGACCGCCGGTTCGTTTGCGATGGTGATTGCCGGTCTGGCGGTGGGCGCAGGACTGGGCATTACGGCGCAACGCTATCTCCAGGAGTTGCTCTACGGAGCAAAAGCTGCCGATTGGGGCATGATCGGGCTGACGGCTATCGTGCTGCTGTCCGCCGCCATCCTGGCCGCGGTGCCGCCTGCGATCCGGGCGGTACGGCTGGATCCAATCCAGTCGCTGCGCTCAGAGTAA
- a CDS encoding ribonucleotide-diphosphate reductase subunit beta, which yields MILDPGFNLTLRPMKYPVFFDMFKVGIKNTWTVEEVDFSTDVTDLRSRMTPAEQHLIKRLVAFFATGDSIVGNNLVLNLYQHINSPEARMYLSRQLYEEALHVQFYLTLLDTYVSDPQERAEAFAAIDTIPSIQKKAQFCFKWIESINELTELRTDEQMRAFLLNLVCFAACIEGLFFFAAFAYVYYLRSRGLLQGLAAGTSWVFRDESAHIQFAMEVIATARHERPELFDASFGERVAEMIREAVECEVAFAEDTLSIGVTGLSVASMREYLQYVADRRLEALQLPPLYGSKNPFDFMELQDVQELTNFFERRVSAYQVAVTGDVAFSEEF from the coding sequence ATGATTCTCGACCCCGGTTTCAACCTCACCTTGCGCCCGATGAAATATCCCGTCTTCTTCGACATGTTCAAGGTGGGAATCAAGAACACCTGGACCGTCGAAGAAGTGGATTTCTCCACCGACGTCACCGACCTGCGCTCCCGCATGACGCCTGCAGAACAGCATCTGATCAAGCGGCTGGTGGCTTTCTTTGCCACCGGCGACAGCATTGTCGGCAACAATCTGGTGCTCAACCTCTACCAGCACATCAATTCACCCGAAGCCCGCATGTACTTGTCGCGGCAATTGTATGAGGAAGCCTTGCACGTGCAGTTTTATCTCACGCTGCTGGACACTTATGTTTCCGATCCACAAGAGCGAGCGGAAGCATTTGCGGCGATTGACACCATTCCGTCGATTCAAAAGAAGGCTCAGTTTTGTTTTAAGTGGATCGAGTCGATCAACGAACTGACGGAACTCCGCACGGACGAGCAGATGCGGGCCTTTTTATTGAATCTTGTCTGTTTCGCGGCCTGCATTGAAGGTTTATTTTTCTTTGCCGCCTTCGCTTATGTCTATTACTTACGCTCGCGCGGCCTACTACAAGGCTTAGCCGCCGGCACCAGTTGGGTGTTTCGCGACGAGAGCGCGCACATTCAGTTCGCGATGGAAGTGATCGCCACCGCACGCCACGAGCGGCCAGAACTGTTTGACGCGAGTTTCGGAGAACGCGTGGCGGAGATGATCCGCGAGGCGGTGGAGTGCGAAGTCGCCTTTGCCGAAGACACGCTCAGCATTGGCGTGACGGGACTGTCGGTGGCCAGTATGCGCGAGTATCTGCAATATGTAGCCGATCGCAGACTGGAAGCCCTCCAGTTGCCTCCCCTATATGGATCGAAGAATCCCTTCGATTTCATGGAATTGCAAGACGTGCAAGAGCTCACCAATTTCTTTGAACGCCGTGTCTCGGCCTACCAGGTGGCGGTCACGGGAGACGTCGCCTTCTCTGAAGAGTTCTAA
- a CDS encoding ribonucleoside-diphosphate reductase subunit alpha, with the protein MRVRKRNGSFEAVSVDKIIRAVERSSVGLKDVDPMRVATNTIGGLFDGSTTKDLDSLSIQTAASLIAEEPEYSRLAARLLVRCIEKEVQNQNVFSFSQSIEAGFRAGLIAETTATFVRANARKLNAAIDDLYSDRFEFFGIRTVYDRYLLKDPVTREVIETPQYFFLRVACGLSENVPEAVGFYRLLGALEYLPSSPTLFNSGTTHSQMSSCFLLDSPEDNLDSIYDRYKDIARLSKFAGGVGLAYHRIRSRGSLIRGTNGQSNGIVPWLKTLDSSVLAVNQGGKRKGACCVYLEPWHADIEEFLELRENTGDEARRTYNLNLAHWVPDLFMERVETDGPWSLFDPARVPEFPDLYGEAFRKAYLEAEAAGKYERQMQARDLYSRMMRTLAETGNGWMTFKDACNQKSNQTLQPQNVIHLSNLCTEITEVTSQSETAVCNLGSVNLARHVTNGAFDFEKLAATVASAVPFLDRVIDINFYPTDTAAVSNRRWRPVGLGIMGLQDVFFQLKLAFASEEARRLSTQIQEEIYFHALSASCSLAEMFGPHPSFAETRAAVGDLQFDAWGIAPNDPTRWDALRQRIQHFGLRNSLLIAIAPTATIASIAGCYECIEPQISNLFKRETLSGDFIQVNRYLAQELKALGLWTEDLRNRLKLGEGSVQRIEEVPAGLREVYRTVWEVPMRSLIDLAAERGAFIDQSQSLNLFLESPTIGKLSSMYMYAWKKGLKTTYYLRSRPASKIAKTTVSAPSAARAVACSLESPESCEACQ; encoded by the coding sequence ATGCGTGTACGCAAGCGCAATGGCAGCTTTGAAGCGGTGAGCGTCGACAAGATCATTCGCGCCGTCGAGCGATCTTCAGTTGGGCTCAAGGACGTGGACCCGATGCGAGTTGCCACCAACACCATCGGTGGCCTCTTTGATGGCTCAACGACGAAGGACCTTGATTCGCTCTCAATCCAGACTGCGGCATCGCTGATTGCCGAGGAGCCGGAATACTCTCGTCTGGCCGCCCGCCTGCTCGTGCGCTGCATCGAGAAGGAAGTGCAAAATCAGAACGTCTTCTCGTTTTCGCAATCAATTGAGGCCGGCTTTCGTGCAGGCCTGATTGCAGAAACAACCGCCACCTTTGTGCGGGCCAACGCACGCAAGCTGAATGCGGCGATCGACGATCTGTATTCCGATCGTTTTGAGTTCTTCGGCATCCGCACGGTCTACGACCGCTATCTATTGAAGGACCCGGTCACGCGCGAAGTGATCGAGACACCGCAGTACTTCTTCTTGCGCGTCGCCTGTGGTTTGTCTGAAAATGTGCCCGAAGCCGTGGGCTTTTATCGCTTGCTGGGAGCTCTGGAGTATCTGCCCAGTTCGCCCACCTTGTTCAATTCCGGAACGACACATTCGCAGATGTCTTCCTGTTTTTTGCTCGATTCGCCGGAAGACAATCTTGATTCGATCTACGACCGCTACAAAGACATCGCACGGCTGTCGAAGTTTGCGGGCGGAGTAGGACTGGCCTATCACCGCATTCGCTCGCGCGGGTCTCTGATTCGCGGTACGAACGGCCAATCCAATGGCATCGTGCCGTGGTTGAAGACCCTCGATTCTTCAGTGCTGGCCGTCAATCAGGGCGGCAAGCGCAAGGGCGCCTGCTGCGTTTATCTGGAGCCTTGGCATGCCGACATTGAAGAATTTCTTGAGTTGCGTGAAAATACCGGCGACGAGGCGCGCCGCACTTACAACCTGAATCTTGCTCACTGGGTTCCCGACCTGTTTATGGAACGGGTGGAGACAGATGGCCCCTGGTCTTTATTTGACCCGGCGCGGGTGCCGGAGTTTCCCGATCTTTATGGCGAAGCCTTCCGCAAGGCCTATCTCGAGGCCGAAGCCGCAGGCAAGTACGAACGCCAGATGCAAGCGCGTGACCTGTACTCGCGGATGATGCGTACCCTCGCTGAGACCGGCAACGGCTGGATGACCTTCAAGGACGCCTGCAATCAGAAATCGAACCAGACGCTACAGCCGCAGAATGTCATCCATCTGAGCAATCTGTGTACCGAGATCACCGAAGTCACCTCACAATCAGAGACGGCGGTGTGCAACCTCGGTTCGGTGAATCTGGCGCGGCATGTGACGAATGGGGCCTTCGACTTTGAGAAGCTGGCCGCGACCGTCGCGAGCGCCGTTCCCTTCCTCGATCGTGTGATCGACATTAACTTCTATCCCACTGATACAGCAGCCGTGTCGAACCGGCGCTGGCGTCCGGTGGGCCTGGGGATCATGGGCTTGCAGGATGTCTTCTTCCAGTTGAAGCTCGCCTTTGCCTCAGAGGAGGCACGCCGGCTTTCGACACAGATCCAGGAGGAGATCTACTTTCATGCCCTCAGTGCGTCTTGCAGCCTGGCCGAGATGTTTGGTCCGCACCCTTCGTTTGCCGAGACGCGTGCCGCAGTCGGCGATCTCCAGTTCGATGCCTGGGGCATCGCACCAAACGATCCCACCCGTTGGGACGCCCTGCGCCAACGCATCCAGCACTTTGGATTGCGCAACTCGCTGCTGATCGCCATCGCCCCCACCGCAACCATCGCTTCGATTGCCGGCTGCTATGAATGTATCGAGCCGCAAATCTCCAATCTGTTCAAGCGGGAGACGCTTTCGGGCGACTTCATCCAGGTCAACCGTTACCTCGCTCAGGAATTGAAGGCCCTCGGTCTGTGGACGGAGGATCTGCGAAACCGGCTGAAGCTTGGCGAAGGTTCTGTGCAAAGAATCGAAGAAGTACCGGCGGGATTGCGCGAGGTGTATCGCACTGTTTGGGAAGTGCCGATGCGCTCCCTGATTGATCTGGCTGCCGAGCGTGGAGCCTTCATCGACCAGAGCCAATCGCTGAACCTTTTCCTCGAAAGCCCGACCATCGGAAAACTTTCTTCCATGTATATGTATGCCTGGAAGAAAGGACTCAAGACGACTTACTATCTGCGCTCCCGTCCGGCGTCCAAGATCGCCAAGACCACCGTCAGCGCTCCGAGTGCGGCGCGTGCCGTCGCCTGTTCCTTAGAAAGCCCCGAAAGCTGTGAGGCCTGCCAGTAA